In Sphingobacterium sp. PCS056, the following proteins share a genomic window:
- a CDS encoding glycosidase, whose translation MTTIFESRLQLLTQTQEELLVRKNNKKAIGNGIFDRYEYPVLTAAHIPLTWRFDFNQTENPYFIERFAINAVFNAGAIKFHDQYLLVARVEGADRKSFFAIAESPNGIDHFRFRDRPILLPQTEEPDTNVYDMRLTAHEDGYIYGLFCTERRDKNASENDQTAAIAQCGIIRSSDLVNWERLPDLKTHAAQQRNVVLHPEFVEGKYALYTRPQDSFLEAGQGGGIAIGYCDKMENAIIDHEIVIDKKVYHTVYEAKNGQGPAPLKTDLGWLHLAHGVRHTAAGLRYVLYLFMTDLHDITQVIYKPAGYFIAPEGDERIGDVSNVVFSNGWIQDGNDVLIYYASSDTRMHVATTTIKQLIDYVTQTPEDLLTSKSSVERIIALIESNNKIA comes from the coding sequence CGAATCTCGATTACAGCTACTCACGCAAACACAAGAAGAATTACTTGTTCGAAAAAACAACAAAAAAGCAATAGGCAATGGTATATTCGATCGATACGAGTATCCTGTTCTTACTGCGGCACATATCCCTTTAACATGGCGCTTTGATTTTAATCAAACAGAAAACCCTTATTTTATAGAACGCTTTGCTATAAATGCTGTTTTTAATGCAGGAGCAATAAAATTCCATGACCAATATCTATTAGTTGCACGTGTAGAAGGCGCAGATCGGAAATCATTTTTTGCCATTGCTGAAAGCCCCAATGGGATCGATCATTTTCGTTTTCGGGATAGACCGATTTTACTGCCACAAACAGAAGAACCAGATACCAATGTCTATGATATGCGACTTACGGCACATGAAGACGGGTATATCTATGGTCTATTTTGCACAGAACGTAGAGATAAAAACGCTTCTGAAAATGATCAGACAGCAGCAATTGCCCAATGCGGCATTATTCGTTCTTCGGACTTAGTCAACTGGGAACGTTTACCCGATTTGAAAACCCATGCTGCACAGCAAAGAAATGTGGTCTTACATCCCGAATTTGTTGAAGGAAAATATGCCCTTTACACCCGTCCACAAGATTCATTCCTTGAAGCTGGACAAGGTGGTGGAATCGCCATTGGTTATTGTGATAAAATGGAAAACGCGATCATCGATCATGAAATTGTGATTGATAAAAAAGTATATCATACTGTCTACGAAGCTAAAAACGGTCAAGGACCTGCTCCTTTAAAAACAGATTTAGGTTGGTTGCATCTTGCACATGGGGTACGCCATACTGCTGCAGGTCTTCGCTATGTACTCTACCTGTTTATGACCGACCTTCATGACATTACGCAAGTTATTTATAAACCTGCAGGCTATTTTATCGCTCCAGAAGGTGATGAGCGTATTGGAGATGTTTCCAATGTCGTATTTTCTAATGGCTGGATTCAGGATGGAAACGATGTATTGATCTATTATGCTTCTTCAGATACACGCATGCATGTAGCGACCACCACTATAAAACAATTGATTGATTACGTCACGCAAACTCCGGAAGATTTATTGACTTCCAAAAGTTCTGTAGAAAGAATTATCGCTTTGATTGAATCCAATAATAAGATCGCATAA
- a CDS encoding AGE family epimerase/isomerase → MPATTNLRKELDIALNNILRYWKNNTIDEINGGFVGRITQGNQVDDTAAKGLVLQGRLLWSFSAAYKNSNDPTDLALAERAYHYIKTYGIDPIYGGVYWSLTHKGEVLEGKKQTYAIAFVIYGLSEYYEISQDMEVLAWANKLVEKLEKYAFEPVYGGYIEALGQDWSKIDDVRLSDKDLQARKTMNTHLHIIEAYSNLYRVAPTDYLKEKIDHLLSIFDQYIINGKHLILFMNDRWESSQRFFSFGHDIEASWLLLECAETIQDKRWIKIYKRHAIQLAEGALEGFEGGALNYEYNHATRHLHAEKHWWVQAEALVGFYCAYTLTQHEKYLKVVYQIWSYIKSNLLDTKHGEWFWGRDAQGELMLGEDKVGIWKCPYHNTRACLELLHRIPKD, encoded by the coding sequence ATGCCGGCAACAACTAACCTTCGTAAAGAATTGGATATCGCATTGAACAATATCCTCCGTTACTGGAAGAACAATACCATCGACGAAATCAATGGTGGTTTTGTGGGAAGAATCACGCAAGGTAATCAGGTCGATGATACTGCGGCAAAGGGTTTAGTGCTACAGGGACGTCTACTATGGTCATTTTCCGCAGCCTATAAAAACAGTAACGACCCCACTGATCTAGCTCTTGCCGAACGCGCTTATCACTATATAAAAACTTATGGAATAGACCCCATATATGGAGGGGTATATTGGTCATTGACCCATAAAGGGGAAGTATTGGAGGGTAAAAAACAAACTTATGCCATCGCATTTGTGATCTATGGTCTGTCGGAATATTATGAAATTTCGCAGGATATGGAAGTACTTGCCTGGGCAAATAAATTAGTTGAAAAACTAGAAAAATATGCTTTTGAACCTGTATATGGTGGCTATATCGAAGCATTAGGTCAGGATTGGTCTAAGATCGATGATGTGCGCCTTTCAGACAAGGATCTTCAGGCAAGAAAGACCATGAATACCCATCTCCATATTATTGAAGCCTATTCCAATTTATATCGTGTAGCGCCTACTGATTATTTAAAAGAGAAAATAGATCATTTATTATCCATATTTGACCAATACATCATTAATGGCAAACATCTGATCCTCTTTATGAATGATCGGTGGGAAAGTTCACAACGCTTTTTCTCCTTCGGTCACGATATTGAAGCTTCCTGGCTCCTGTTAGAATGCGCTGAAACGATCCAAGATAAAAGGTGGATCAAAATTTATAAAAGACATGCCATTCAACTTGCCGAAGGCGCTTTAGAAGGATTTGAAGGTGGTGCGCTCAACTATGAATACAACCATGCTACCCGACATCTGCATGCAGAAAAACATTGGTGGGTACAAGCTGAAGCTTTAGTGGGTTTTTATTGCGCTTATACCCTTACACAACACGAAAAGTATTTGAAAGTCGTGTATCAGATCTGGAGTTATATCAAATCCAATCTTCTTGATACTAAACATGGCGAATGGTTCTGGGGAAGAGATGCGCAGGGTGAACTTATGCTGGGAGAAGATAAGGTCGGAATCTGGAAATGCCCCTACCATAATACGCGAGCTTGCTTAGAATTACTGCATCGAATACCAAAAGATTGA
- a CDS encoding efflux RND transporter periplasmic adaptor subunit has translation MVKQEFKARINFNLYIAVFAFGILFSSCGGQQQEGSYEQQALHADFIALQESPTTIVETYPGTIEGTVNVDIRAQVSGYLEASYVKEGEYVQKGQSLFKIKSDVFNEQVTNSKASLQSALASLANAQIELEKIKPLVQGKVVSDLQLKSAQAQYDAATAQVAQAKSALSSSQLNAAFAIIKAPVSGYIGRIPSRVGNLVTPTDANPLTTLSEIDQVFVYFNLNEAKFIAFMNDRKTDAGMNTVEIIMADGNRYNQKGRVEIASGNIDRNTGTISLKAVFANPDKILRSGGAARVVLTKNLTSALTLPMAAVKDIQDKFFVYVLADSNKVAMKTIEIDGRTGSDYIIKSGVKSGDKIAINSIDQLTEGVVVVPKIVSQDSLKH, from the coding sequence ATGGTAAAGCAAGAATTCAAAGCAAGGATCAATTTCAATCTATACATAGCCGTATTTGCTTTCGGTATTTTGTTTAGTTCATGTGGAGGACAACAACAGGAAGGATCATACGAACAACAGGCATTACATGCTGATTTCATCGCATTACAAGAGTCTCCGACGACCATCGTCGAGACTTATCCTGGTACTATAGAAGGAACAGTCAATGTCGATATTCGGGCACAAGTATCGGGCTATCTAGAGGCTAGTTATGTCAAAGAAGGAGAATATGTACAAAAAGGACAATCGCTGTTCAAAATCAAGAGCGATGTCTTCAATGAGCAGGTGACTAATAGTAAAGCATCATTACAATCGGCCTTAGCGTCGCTGGCCAACGCGCAGATCGAATTGGAAAAAATAAAACCTCTAGTTCAGGGAAAAGTAGTTTCAGACCTACAGTTAAAAAGTGCACAGGCGCAGTATGATGCTGCAACTGCTCAAGTCGCACAGGCAAAATCTGCTTTGAGCTCTTCGCAGTTAAATGCTGCTTTTGCCATTATTAAAGCACCAGTAAGTGGTTACATAGGACGTATTCCAAGTCGGGTCGGCAATTTGGTCACCCCTACCGATGCAAATCCATTGACCACTTTATCGGAGATCGACCAAGTCTTTGTTTATTTCAATCTCAATGAAGCTAAATTCATCGCCTTTATGAATGATCGAAAAACAGATGCAGGGATGAATACCGTAGAGATCATCATGGCAGACGGTAACCGCTACAACCAAAAAGGTCGGGTAGAAATTGCTAGTGGTAACATTGACCGTAATACAGGAACGATATCATTAAAGGCTGTATTTGCAAACCCCGATAAAATTTTACGTTCCGGTGGTGCTGCGCGCGTGGTTTTGACCAAAAATCTGACTAGTGCTCTGACACTACCAATGGCTGCAGTGAAAGATATACAAGACAAATTTTTTGTTTATGTACTCGCTGACAGCAATAAGGTGGCGATGAAAACGATCGAAATAGATGGCCGCACAGGTTCAGATTATATCATCAAATCGGGTGTAAAATCGGGTGATAAAATCGCTATCAACAGTATAGACCAATTAACAGAAGGAGTCGTGGTCGTACCTAAGATCGTGAGCCAAGACTCTTTGAAACATTAA
- a CDS encoding efflux RND transporter permease subunit, with the protein MLKKIIDRPVMATVISVVLLILGIIGLLRLPVTRFPDISPPTVMVSGSYPGGNSEAVIRSVVTPLEEQINGVENMQYIKSTASNDGSFSISIIFKQGVDPDQAAVNVQNRVQQATPILPQEVIRMGLTTSKQQNSMILIFNVYTDDNEKYDELFLQNFVNINVIPQIKRVSGVGQAQVFGVKDYSMRVWLNPQKMAAYGLEPADVSNAIGTQSIEVAPGKLGEESNAALEYVMRYKGKKNQPQEYENIVVKRDGELLVRLKDVARIEFGSLNYSGNTTMSGKNAVTVAILQTTGSNANDIEIGVQEVLKSASKNFPPGVDYTSLMSTKERLDEATGQVKSTLIEAFILVFIVVFLFLQDFRSTIIPAIAVPVAIIGTFFFLLAFGFTINVLTLFALVLAIGIVVDDAIVVVEAVHSKMEGTNMTGKEATHSAMGEITGAVVSITLVMSAVFIPIGFMTGSAGIFYKQFAYTLAIAIIISAVNALTLTPALCALLLKNNHADGQHGASDKKGFGKRFFTAFNAGFENLTGKYIKGLRFLIGRKWIGAGLVILITALAGWMMTSTPKSFVPMEDDSFIIFSLSMPPGTALDRTTAAAARVDEILKKIESVQNSTTITGFNILSNSASPAYAMGFIKLKDKKDRGAEQDIDQILGNLTAQFATVKEATIMAFRSPPVDGYGVTSGAEIVLQDKTGKSPEKLKQMSDEVIGKIMQQPGVQFAYTTFRTDYPQLELEVDEDKAQQMGVEISRMMNVIQTYFAGDQSMNFTRFGKFYRVNVKADGIFRTDEQSFNEIFVRNDQNQMVPVNSMVTLHKVYGPESLSRYNLFNALTISVVPQPGASNGQIMTNLEQNVLSKLPSDYGYEWTGLSLEEKSAGNQTLIILSLCLLFVYFLLAAQYESYLLPLAVLLSIPTGIIGAFASIRAIGLDNNIYVQVGLIMLVGLLAKNAILIIEFAVQRRAAGYTIVESAIEGAKSRLRPIIMTSLAFIVGMIPLMFATGGSAMGNRSISTGAAIGMLSGVILGVFVIPILYILFQYLQEKVSGKNKNQKIQSVE; encoded by the coding sequence ATGTTAAAAAAAATTATAGATAGACCCGTCATGGCCACCGTAATTTCGGTTGTGCTATTGATATTGGGTATTATAGGGTTGTTAAGACTCCCTGTAACGCGTTTTCCGGATATTTCTCCGCCTACCGTGATGGTATCGGGCAGTTATCCCGGAGGGAACAGTGAGGCGGTTATTCGTTCGGTGGTCACACCGCTCGAAGAGCAGATCAATGGAGTGGAAAATATGCAGTATATCAAATCCACTGCGAGTAATGATGGTTCATTTTCTATTTCCATTATCTTCAAGCAGGGCGTGGATCCTGACCAAGCGGCTGTAAACGTACAAAACAGGGTGCAGCAAGCTACGCCAATCCTTCCACAAGAGGTGATCCGGATGGGATTGACGACTTCCAAGCAGCAAAATAGCATGATCCTCATTTTCAACGTATATACGGATGATAATGAAAAATATGATGAGCTTTTTCTGCAAAACTTTGTCAATATCAACGTCATTCCACAGATCAAACGTGTTTCTGGAGTGGGACAGGCACAAGTTTTTGGCGTCAAAGATTATTCCATGCGTGTATGGCTCAATCCGCAGAAAATGGCTGCTTATGGCTTAGAGCCTGCTGATGTCAGTAATGCCATCGGCACACAAAGTATAGAAGTCGCACCAGGTAAGCTGGGCGAAGAATCCAATGCTGCGCTGGAATATGTCATGCGCTATAAGGGTAAAAAGAATCAGCCCCAGGAGTACGAAAATATTGTCGTGAAACGCGATGGTGAGCTTTTGGTACGATTGAAAGATGTCGCCCGTATCGAATTTGGCTCGCTTAATTATAGCGGCAATACGACCATGAGTGGAAAGAATGCCGTAACAGTGGCCATTCTACAGACCACAGGGTCTAATGCCAACGATATTGAGATTGGGGTACAGGAAGTGTTGAAGAGTGCATCTAAAAACTTTCCCCCAGGCGTAGACTATACGAGCTTGATGAGTACAAAAGAACGTTTGGACGAAGCAACAGGACAAGTAAAATCGACTTTGATCGAAGCCTTTATATTGGTGTTTATCGTCGTATTCTTATTTCTTCAAGATTTTAGATCGACTATTATACCCGCTATTGCGGTACCGGTAGCGATTATAGGTACATTTTTCTTCCTGCTCGCTTTTGGATTCACCATCAATGTGCTGACCTTATTTGCTTTGGTACTCGCTATCGGGATTGTCGTCGATGATGCCATCGTAGTCGTCGAAGCCGTCCATAGTAAAATGGAAGGCACGAACATGACCGGAAAAGAGGCGACACATAGTGCCATGGGCGAGATCACGGGTGCAGTCGTATCGATCACTTTGGTCATGTCGGCGGTCTTTATACCGATTGGATTTATGACGGGTTCTGCAGGTATATTTTATAAGCAGTTTGCCTATACATTAGCAATTGCGATTATTATATCGGCGGTCAATGCCCTGACGCTCACACCTGCCCTATGTGCCTTATTATTAAAAAATAATCATGCCGATGGTCAGCACGGAGCATCTGATAAAAAAGGATTTGGAAAACGATTCTTTACCGCATTTAATGCTGGTTTTGAGAATTTAACCGGTAAATATATCAAGGGACTGCGGTTCTTAATTGGTAGAAAATGGATCGGTGCTGGCCTGGTGATCCTGATCACTGCACTAGCAGGTTGGATGATGACCAGTACACCCAAAAGCTTTGTTCCTATGGAAGATGATTCCTTTATCATCTTCAGTTTAAGCATGCCTCCGGGTACTGCGCTCGATCGGACAACTGCTGCCGCTGCACGTGTGGATGAGATCTTGAAAAAGATAGAATCCGTACAAAATAGTACAACGATCACAGGTTTCAATATTTTGTCAAACAGTGCCAGTCCAGCTTATGCCATGGGATTTATCAAATTAAAAGATAAAAAAGACCGTGGTGCGGAACAAGATATTGATCAGATTTTAGGCAATCTAACAGCTCAATTTGCGACGGTTAAGGAAGCCACAATCATGGCTTTTAGGAGTCCTCCTGTGGACGGATATGGAGTCACCAGTGGTGCCGAAATCGTGTTGCAGGATAAGACGGGAAAATCGCCAGAAAAACTTAAACAGATGTCTGATGAAGTAATTGGAAAAATTATGCAGCAACCCGGTGTTCAGTTTGCATATACCACATTCCGCACAGACTATCCACAGCTTGAACTGGAAGTTGACGAAGATAAAGCACAGCAAATGGGTGTGGAAATCAGTCGTATGATGAATGTGATCCAAACCTATTTTGCAGGTGATCAATCGATGAACTTCACCCGATTCGGTAAATTTTATCGCGTCAACGTAAAAGCAGATGGGATATTCAGAACGGATGAACAATCATTTAATGAAATCTTTGTTCGCAATGATCAGAACCAAATGGTGCCCGTCAATTCCATGGTCACCCTGCATAAGGTATATGGTCCTGAATCGTTGAGCAGATATAACTTATTCAATGCGCTTACGATCAGTGTAGTGCCCCAGCCAGGTGCTAGTAATGGTCAGATCATGACCAATCTGGAGCAAAACGTGCTGAGCAAATTGCCATCAGATTACGGATACGAATGGACAGGATTAAGTTTAGAGGAAAAATCTGCCGGTAACCAGACCTTGATTATTTTATCGCTGTGTCTGTTATTTGTGTACTTCTTACTGGCCGCACAATATGAAAGTTATCTGTTGCCACTAGCGGTATTGCTTTCCATTCCTACAGGTATTATTGGTGCATTTGCATCGATTAGGGCAATCGGATTGGACAATAATATTTATGTTCAGGTTGGTTTAATTATGCTTGTTGGGCTATTAGCGAAGAATGCGATTTTGATTATTGAATTTGCGGTGCAGCGTCGCGCTGCAGGTTATACGATCGTTGAATCGGCAATTGAAGGAGCAAAATCAAGATTACGTCCGATCATCATGACCTCATTGGCTTTTATTGTCGGTATGATTCCCTTAATGTTTGCAACAGGTGGCTCTGCCATGGGTAATCGATCGATCAGTACAGGTGCAGCCATCGGGATGCTTTCGGGCGTGATCCTAGGTGTATTTGTCATCCCAATCCTGTATATACTGTTTCAATATCTTCAGGAAAAGGTATCCGGTAAAAACAAAAATCAAAAAATTCAAAGTGTTGAGTAA
- a CDS encoding efflux transporter outer membrane subunit, whose protein sequence is MALSINHIFYGVGVAVLLSSCSVNKKYSRPELETPTSYRNTVELTGDTISLPYKTFFKDAYLTALIDKALDKNKDISVAMMNLRQLDLSYKQAKLGLLPTAELSVSAARNYLSKSSLNGSLSEQFTGNQHMDDYSASLTVSWEADIWGKVAMQKESARANFFMQHENLSALRTRIVSQVAQAYYNLITLDEQLKVASRNIALSDTTLQIIKLQFESAQTNSLAVDQAEAQKKTAELLVPLAKQNIAIQENVLSILCGSFPDSIARASTMETTPFVESFPIGVPADMLSRRPDVRAAEYAVVMANAGTGLAKAQMYPSLRLTPSIGTNSFQFNNWFDLPGSLVKNIAGNITQPIFQNKKLKTAYEIAKIEQEKSAEQFRLTVMTAVSEVSDALAKRQYADQRVALIEQKKTALQKAVSDAMLLYRSGMATYLEVITAQNNSLQNDLEAISIQKERFDAATDLYRALGGGVD, encoded by the coding sequence ATGGCATTATCTATAAATCATATATTTTACGGTGTTGGAGTGGCAGTTTTACTGTCCTCCTGCTCGGTAAACAAAAAGTATAGTCGTCCAGAGTTGGAGACTCCAACAAGTTATAGGAATACGGTTGAATTGACGGGTGATACCATTAGTCTGCCCTATAAAACGTTCTTTAAAGATGCTTATCTGACCGCGTTGATCGATAAGGCGCTGGACAAGAATAAGGATATATCGGTCGCAATGATGAATCTCCGTCAGTTGGATCTTTCTTATAAACAGGCAAAACTGGGACTTCTTCCCACGGCAGAACTTTCTGTCTCTGCTGCACGAAACTACCTATCAAAAAGTTCTTTGAATGGTTCTTTGAGTGAGCAATTTACAGGAAATCAACACATGGACGATTATTCAGCTTCGCTCACTGTTTCCTGGGAAGCAGATATCTGGGGCAAAGTAGCCATGCAAAAAGAGTCCGCTCGAGCCAACTTTTTCATGCAGCATGAAAATCTATCGGCATTGCGGACCCGTATTGTCAGTCAAGTCGCGCAGGCTTACTATAATTTAATTACACTGGATGAGCAGCTTAAAGTTGCTTCCCGAAACATTGCGTTGAGCGATACGACCTTGCAGATTATCAAGCTGCAGTTTGAATCGGCACAGACCAATTCATTAGCTGTGGATCAGGCTGAAGCACAAAAGAAGACTGCTGAATTGCTTGTCCCTCTGGCCAAGCAAAATATCGCCATACAGGAAAATGTATTAAGCATTCTCTGTGGTTCTTTTCCAGATAGCATCGCACGTGCGTCGACTATGGAAACGACACCTTTTGTAGAAAGCTTCCCGATAGGCGTGCCTGCCGACATGCTCAGTAGACGTCCAGATGTACGTGCCGCAGAATATGCTGTCGTGATGGCCAATGCGGGTACTGGTCTGGCAAAGGCTCAGATGTATCCTTCTTTACGATTGACTCCTTCTATCGGAACCAATTCATTCCAGTTTAATAACTGGTTTGACCTTCCGGGTTCATTGGTGAAAAATATCGCAGGTAATATTACCCAGCCGATTTTTCAGAACAAGAAGTTGAAAACAGCTTATGAAATAGCCAAAATTGAACAAGAAAAATCAGCAGAGCAATTTCGACTGACAGTTATGACAGCCGTAAGCGAAGTGTCCGATGCATTAGCAAAACGACAATACGCCGATCAGCGCGTAGCGCTTATCGAACAGAAAAAAACAGCATTGCAGAAAGCGGTGAGTGATGCCATGTTGCTGTATAGAAGCGGAATGGCGACTTATCTGGAAGTGATCACGGCACAGAATAATTCGCTACAGAATGATCTGGAAGCCATATCGATCCAAAAAGAGCGATTTGATGCCGCCACGGATCTTTACCGTGCTCTGGGCGGAGGCGTAGATTAA
- a CDS encoding LytR/AlgR family response regulator transcription factor encodes MIEKIVIVEDEKLNADRLKRLISEINPNVKIIAVLDSVMDTIEWFKENDEPDVVMMDIRLSDGVSFDIFEKVAIQCPIIFTTAYDEYAVQAFKYNSVDYILKPVEKEELHTALNKVDDYKSKMEHQLSIDKLISYVKQKEYRTRFLVPFRDGFQTILVTDLSFIYMDMKLTKARLKNGKDVVLNLSLDDLEKQLDPKFFFRANRQFIIHVDSVDQLVNYFNRKLKVILFNADCEVIVSREKSNLLKEWLDS; translated from the coding sequence ATGATAGAGAAAATAGTAATAGTTGAGGATGAAAAACTCAATGCAGACCGTCTGAAACGTTTAATAAGCGAAATCAATCCAAACGTAAAAATTATTGCCGTATTGGACAGTGTGATGGATACGATAGAATGGTTCAAAGAAAATGACGAACCGGATGTCGTTATGATGGATATTCGCCTTTCTGATGGGGTTAGTTTTGATATTTTTGAGAAGGTGGCTATCCAATGTCCTATTATTTTTACGACAGCTTATGATGAATATGCGGTACAGGCATTCAAGTACAATAGTGTTGATTATATTTTAAAGCCTGTTGAAAAGGAAGAGCTCCATACCGCATTAAACAAAGTGGACGATTATAAATCAAAAATGGAACATCAGTTGTCCATTGATAAGCTGATCAGCTATGTTAAACAAAAGGAGTATCGGACTCGTTTTCTGGTTCCCTTTAGAGATGGTTTTCAAACCATATTGGTGACCGACCTGTCCTTTATTTATATGGATATGAAATTGACAAAAGCACGATTGAAAAATGGTAAAGATGTTGTGTTAAATTTGAGTTTGGATGATCTTGAAAAACAGCTGGATCCAAAATTTTTCTTTAGGGCCAATCGTCAATTTATTATCCATGTCGACTCTGTAGATCAACTGGTCAATTATTTCAATAGAAAGCTCAAAGTTATCCTGTTTAATGCTGATTGTGAAGTGATCGTGAGTAGGGAGAAATCCAATCTCTTGAAAGAATGGCTGGATTCGTAA
- a CDS encoding sensor histidine kinase, with protein MKENSDLEQINKRFLPTRLRKMLLVFFAFILFYLVSYILNPYSDFWKEYLQRQPYEIVIEWLVTFLFCYLITESSFLIHKKLNLRVPWTQNKSKRLFLEVILNFGVVVILIMINMLCFSLIYPDLPDTDISIEEIKGWLQWMVISLLISFMNISINTVSYLIDNWIDTSVEMSRHKIHAAELRQASVEAELNTLKLQLDPHFIFNNLSVLSELILEDQQLGFEYSENFAKVYRFLLVNSKKNLISLEEEIRFLRSYIFLIENRVGTGVHFTIEIDERSKQLYIPPLTLQLLIENAIKHNATHHKNPLMISIYNPEIDRVVIENTRSPIDRTQIASTGIGLKNINSRFKLLGKKIPEVFQNEHTFMVSIQLIAYDRENSNS; from the coding sequence ATGAAAGAAAATAGCGATCTGGAACAGATAAACAAACGATTTTTACCAACCCGTTTAAGGAAAATGTTGTTGGTGTTTTTTGCGTTTATCTTATTTTATCTGGTATCCTATATCCTCAATCCCTATAGTGATTTCTGGAAAGAGTATCTGCAGAGGCAACCTTATGAGATCGTTATTGAATGGCTCGTGACCTTTTTGTTCTGCTATTTAATTACAGAGTCTAGCTTCCTGATTCATAAAAAACTAAACCTGCGTGTTCCATGGACGCAAAATAAATCTAAAAGGTTGTTTCTCGAAGTGATCCTCAATTTTGGGGTCGTGGTCATTTTGATCATGATCAATATGCTTTGTTTTTCCTTGATCTATCCTGATTTACCAGATACCGATATTTCGATAGAAGAGATTAAAGGTTGGCTCCAATGGATGGTGATCAGCTTATTAATTTCATTTATGAATATATCCATCAATACGGTTAGTTATTTGATCGATAACTGGATCGATACGTCCGTGGAGATGTCTCGACATAAAATTCATGCTGCAGAATTGAGACAAGCTTCTGTGGAAGCGGAGCTCAATACCTTGAAACTGCAGCTCGATCCACACTTTATCTTTAATAATCTCAGTGTATTGTCCGAATTGATTTTGGAAGATCAGCAACTGGGGTTTGAGTATTCCGAAAACTTTGCCAAAGTCTACCGTTTTTTACTGGTTAACAGTAAGAAGAATTTAATTTCTTTAGAAGAGGAAATCAGATTTCTGAGGTCTTATATCTTTTTGATCGAAAATAGGGTGGGTACCGGTGTTCATTTTACCATCGAAATTGATGAGCGGAGCAAACAGCTGTATATCCCGCCGCTTACGCTGCAGTTGTTGATCGAAAATGCAATCAAGCATAATGCGACCCATCATAAAAACCCCCTTATGATCAGCATTTACAATCCTGAGATTGATCGGGTGGTCATAGAAAATACACGTTCGCCTATCGATCGGACACAGATTGCATCTACAGGTATCGGATTAAAAAATATAAATAGTCGTTTTAAACTTTTGGGGAAGAAAATTCCAGAAGTATTTCAAAATGAACATACCTTTATGGTATCTATTCAATTAATAGCGTATGATAGAGAAAATAGTAATAGTTGA